In the Streptomyces spororaveus genome, GGGTGTACCTCCGCGTGTTCGGTGAGGGCCCAGAGCACCTCGGCGAGCACCACGGCGTCGGTCTCCGCGTCCGCCCAGGCGGCGAGGAGGTCGCGGTCGTCCTCGTGGTGCGGGTACGCCGTACTGTCCAGGGAGAGCTGCCGGGACGCCAGCCAGTCCGCCGCGAAACGCCGGTGGTCGGCGGACGGCTGGTGTCGCAGGGACGTCACCAGCTCCCGGGCTCCCTCGCCGAGGCGTGCGCCGAGTCCGGCCCTGGACGCGGCCCAGTCCACGTGGCCGGGGTCGGGGTGCCGGACGGCGCGGGCCACCAGTTCCGTCAGCGGGGCCGGGACGCCGAACGCCGACTCCAGGGTGGTCAGGACGGCGCCGTGCCCGGCGCGGACGCTCAGACCGCCGAGCGTGACCTGCTCGACCTCGCACCACTCGTCTTCGACCGTGAGGGTCCGCGCCGGGGCCGTGGCTCCGGTGCGGCGGCGCAGTTCCGCCTCCGCGCCCGTCTCGTACCAGTGGCGGGCCGTGGCGAGCAGCCGCTCGCGCGCCGGCCGGGCCAGGCGCAGTTCCGGCGCCTGGAGGTCCTGGGCCCACAGCAGTGCCGTGACCGTCGCCGGGGAGCCGCTCTCGACGGCCCGCAGCAGCGGGGTCGTGCCGTCCGGCAGCACCCGGTCGGGATCGGCCCCGGCCCTCACGAGCGCCGCGGCGGCCTTGGGCGCGAACGCGGCCACCGCCGTGCACAGGACCGGCGACCCGTCCGCGTCCACCGCGTCGGGATCGGCTCCGGCCCCCAGCAGGGCCTCGGCGATCTCCTCTTCGTGTGCGGCCACCGCCGCGCACAGCACCGGCAGCCCGTCCTCGTCGACCGCGTCGGGGTTCCTCCCCGGCCCCAGCAGGGCGTGGACCTCCGGGAGGTCCCCCGCCCGCACCGCCGCCACCAGCCGCGCGTCCCGGTCCGTCATCCGCTCCCCGTCTCCCCGTCCCACCGTCTCGTCCGGCGGTGATCCTTTCCGGGCAGGGGCCGCCGCACAAGGGGATTACGCACGCGAGG is a window encoding:
- a CDS encoding HEAT repeat domain-containing protein, which codes for MTDRDARLVAAVRAGDLPEVHALLGPGRNPDAVDEDGLPVLCAAVAAHEEEIAEALLGAGADPDAVDADGSPVLCTAVAAFAPKAAAALVRAGADPDRVLPDGTTPLLRAVESGSPATVTALLWAQDLQAPELRLARPARERLLATARHWYETGAEAELRRRTGATAPARTLTVEDEWCEVEQVTLGGLSVRAGHGAVLTTLESAFGVPAPLTELVARAVRHPDPGHVDWAASRAGLGARLGEGARELVTSLRHQPSADHRRFAADWLASRQLSLDSTAYPHHEDDRDLLAAWADAETDAVVLAEVLWALTEHAEVHPRLEAIGLRYADHPDPRVRRKVPDCLALHDRPLTARAADALGALTRDPDDEVRFNAACVLLAGDHEDRDGPRAVVRDLVRDPHSPLRGGAAEVLAESDDRTADATEVLLALLDTGDRILRLIGAYGLARRDDPRTPQAYERVEELGPIYRPDHRANALADWRGRNEAPPHGGNG